A portion of the Pseudobacteriovorax antillogorgiicola genome contains these proteins:
- a CDS encoding ABC transporter substrate-binding protein has translation MSKKPMTRRDVVKSGSQGIMALAVAKSSPMAFAKRTTTLRILGTHVTLQEEIRHRAMTELGINLVFEPMGSAAVLQKASAYPESFDLYEQWSDSINILWQAKAIQSIDRERIQYWPEINPLAKEGRIAPDAKLGKGDAPYKLLYVQPDRSLSSVESNSISFLPYVHNVDSFGYNTNYIPQGIPYQTESWSWLLDPSYRGKVGLVNAPTIGIFDAALAAQARGLVQFKDIGNMTVKEIDQLFEILIEYKRQGHFAGFWNSVPESVNFMTQKRVYIESMFSPGVSAANGRGVPVTYAAPKEGFRAWHGVMCLSSRTEGYEKDAAYEYMNWWLSGWPGAFIARQGYYISNPDRSEELLPKNEWAYWYHGDVATEDFKGTDGRISVKKGSIRDGGSYIKRFSNIAVWNTVMNNYDYSLDKWYEFLSS, from the coding sequence ATGTCCAAAAAACCCATGACACGCCGGGATGTTGTGAAATCGGGCTCGCAGGGGATTATGGCTTTAGCTGTGGCCAAGAGCAGTCCAATGGCATTTGCCAAGCGAACTACGACACTTCGTATCCTTGGGACTCATGTCACCCTTCAAGAAGAAATACGCCACCGGGCGATGACAGAGCTTGGTATCAACCTTGTCTTCGAGCCTATGGGTAGCGCTGCAGTCTTACAAAAAGCCTCTGCCTATCCTGAATCGTTCGATCTTTACGAACAGTGGTCTGATAGTATCAATATTCTATGGCAGGCGAAGGCGATTCAATCGATTGACCGGGAGAGGATTCAGTACTGGCCAGAAATTAATCCTCTCGCTAAGGAGGGACGCATCGCACCAGATGCAAAACTTGGTAAGGGCGATGCTCCCTACAAGCTTCTTTATGTGCAGCCTGACCGCTCTTTAAGTTCGGTGGAAAGCAATAGTATCAGTTTTTTGCCATACGTTCACAATGTTGACTCCTTTGGATATAACACGAATTATATTCCTCAGGGAATTCCCTATCAAACTGAAAGTTGGTCCTGGCTCCTTGATCCTAGCTATCGTGGAAAAGTGGGTCTTGTTAACGCTCCCACTATTGGCATCTTCGATGCTGCTCTGGCTGCTCAAGCTCGAGGCTTGGTTCAATTCAAAGATATAGGTAATATGACAGTCAAAGAGATCGATCAGCTTTTCGAGATTCTAATTGAGTATAAGAGGCAAGGTCATTTTGCAGGCTTTTGGAACTCTGTGCCAGAATCTGTAAATTTTATGACCCAAAAAAGAGTCTATATTGAAAGCATGTTTTCTCCTGGCGTATCTGCAGCTAATGGGCGCGGAGTTCCGGTAACCTATGCGGCTCCCAAAGAGGGTTTTAGAGCCTGGCATGGTGTGATGTGTCTATCGTCTCGCACCGAAGGCTACGAGAAAGATGCAGCCTACGAATACATGAATTGGTGGTTGTCCGGTTGGCCCGGAGCTTTTATTGCTCGTCAAGGATACTATATATCCAACCCTGATCGATCAGAAGAATTGCTACCAAAGAATGAGTGGGCCTACTGGTATCATGGTGACGTCGCCACAGAAGACTTCAAAGGAACTGATGGTCGTATCTCAGTAAAGAAAGGTAGTATTCGTGATGGTGGTAGTTATATAAAGCGATTTAGCAATATAGCAGTTTGGAATACCGTGATGAATAACTACGATTATAGCCTTGATAAGTGGTATGAATTTCTAAGTTCGTAA
- a CDS encoding (2Fe-2S) ferredoxin domain-containing protein: MLETKFQALGHVIICQGCCCGQVKDGNPEVPLTYLRKEWIKHRLFRWFHLSISECLGPCDLPNVISITTNNQNWYFGKLQVHDYHLLVSWLVSCKKTGQLKPLPSSLMELSMKRFRSLD, translated from the coding sequence ATGCTAGAGACTAAGTTCCAAGCGCTCGGGCATGTGATCATTTGCCAAGGGTGCTGCTGTGGTCAAGTCAAAGATGGAAACCCAGAGGTGCCACTAACCTATCTGAGGAAGGAATGGATCAAGCATCGTCTATTCCGTTGGTTTCACCTGAGTATTTCGGAGTGTCTTGGTCCCTGCGATCTGCCTAATGTGATTTCCATAACGACAAATAATCAAAATTGGTACTTTGGAAAGCTTCAGGTCCATGACTACCATCTTCTGGTGTCTTGGCTAGTATCATGTAAGAAAACTGGGCAGTTAAAACCTCTACCTTCGTCTCTTATGGAGCTAAGTATGAAGCGCTTTCGTTCCCTAGACTAG
- a CDS encoding CbtA family protein, whose product MSKIFIVAFLSGIMGGSLYSLVQNYRVVPLIAQAELFEGGDIVSYDDPDTVEGHVAHQHLLNPDGVEEGANHHDPSEWKPSQGAQRLFFTWVSNVVLATAWSFLLCGIFLFIPKLSMRVGMLWGLLGYLAFFVAPAIGLPPELPGMLAADLEDRQLWWLLTAASSFSGMICLYFGKHWTIRFSMVGFLILPHVFGAPHPRVQGGTAPETLWKNYVAATYGANLILWLSLGLIVAFLFRKVASEGVWSYARD is encoded by the coding sequence GTGTCTAAAATTTTTATCGTGGCTTTTCTTTCTGGCATTATGGGTGGGAGCCTATATAGTCTTGTCCAGAATTATCGAGTAGTGCCTTTAATCGCCCAAGCTGAATTGTTCGAAGGCGGTGACATTGTCTCCTACGATGATCCTGATACTGTTGAAGGTCACGTAGCTCACCAGCATCTATTGAACCCCGACGGTGTGGAAGAGGGTGCCAATCACCATGATCCCTCTGAATGGAAGCCCAGCCAAGGGGCTCAAAGGCTATTTTTTACTTGGGTCTCGAATGTCGTTCTTGCAACTGCCTGGTCTTTTTTATTATGTGGCATTTTCTTGTTTATTCCTAAACTTTCTATGAGGGTAGGAATGTTATGGGGGCTCCTTGGATATCTTGCATTTTTCGTGGCTCCTGCTATCGGTCTTCCTCCTGAGCTTCCAGGTATGCTGGCAGCTGATCTTGAAGATCGCCAGCTTTGGTGGTTACTGACAGCTGCATCGAGCTTCTCAGGAATGATCTGCTTGTACTTTGGCAAACACTGGACGATTCGCTTTTCCATGGTAGGTTTTCTCATCTTGCCGCATGTTTTTGGGGCTCCACATCCCCGAGTTCAGGGGGGGACGGCTCCTGAAACTCTTTGGAAGAATTATGTTGCAGCTACCTACGGGGCGAATTTGATTCTATGGCTTAGCCTTGGTTTGATAGTGGCCTTCCTTTTTCGGAAAGTAGCGAGTGAAGGCGTCTGGTCCTATGCTAGAGACTAA
- a CDS encoding CbtB domain-containing protein: protein MARVVSTQSQSVSTQVLLATICFAMGLAIMLAVGFSAPIEAHNAAHDTRHAAAFPCH from the coding sequence ATGGCTCGTGTTGTCAGCACTCAATCCCAAAGTGTGTCCACTCAAGTACTTTTAGCCACAATCTGTTTCGCAATGGGTTTAGCAATCATGCTGGCGGTTGGATTTTCGGCGCCCATCGAGGCTCATAATGCAGCTCATGACACACGGCATGCAGCAGCGTTCCCTTGTCACTAG